In Phoenix dactylifera cultivar Barhee BC4 chromosome 1, palm_55x_up_171113_PBpolish2nd_filt_p, whole genome shotgun sequence, the genomic stretch CATTACCATGGATTGTCTGAAAGCAATAAATAATAAGATTCATCTTATGTCTTGGATCAAGAACAACCCCTACAGCAAGAATGTGAGAGCATTCCTTCCAATACTTGTCAaatttttcttgcatctttAAAGCCATCATCATCACAACTGCATTCTGACTTCTAGATTCTTCAATCAAGAGCATATTGATTCTCCAAATTTCATAGAAATACAAATTTGCAGTTGGATTTTTTGTTTGTGAAAAAACTTCAGTTATAAGATGAAAAACCTTTAAGAAGTTACAAATAATAATGCCTTGAGACCAATCTTCCTCAGTTGGCGCATTATCAAAATTAGGATCCCGGGCCACAAGTCGCATAAATACATCCTTGAATTCTATAGCATCATTTAACATGAGATATGTAGAATTCCAACGAGTAGGTACATCTATGCATATCCTTTTCTTACCATTCATCTTGAACTGTTTCACAATTCCCATAAACAATTCCAACCTTCCTTGAgatgattttatatatttaacagcCTCACGGATCCTATGAATAGCACCCTCCACTACCTTCAACCCATCCTTCACAATCAAATTAAGAATATGTGCACAACAACGCACATAAAAGAATTTACCATCCAAAAGTAAATCTTTTCTAAATTGTTTTTGAAGTTCTGTTGCTACAACTGTATTTGCTGACAAATTATCAAGAGTGATTGAACCCAACCTTTTCTCAATATTCCAAGATAAAATACAGTTAGCTATAGCATCACTAATGACTAAGCCTGTGTGTGGTGAAGGAACCAACTTAAAATTGATAATATGCTTTTTCAGTTTCCAATCATTAGTGATGTAATGTGCAGTCAGACACATATATCCCAATGTTTGATTTGATGTCCACATGTCCGATGTTAAGCTGATTCTTCCACAGTTCGTCTTGAACAAATCTTCAAGTCTTCGTTTTTCCTTTTCATAAGTTTTAAAGCAATCAGAAGACAATGTTGTCCTTGAAACAATATGAAATTCTGGTCTAAGGTTCCTAATAAACATCTGAAAGGCTGGATGTTCAACTGTTGTAAATGGCATCTCTTGTAGAATTACCATCCTTGCAAGGTCCTCACGACTTCTTTCCTGATCAAATGAATAGGGAACTAATTCGTTCAACGGAACACCATCTTTCGAAGTCACAGTGCctattaatattttctgttTCTTATCATGAAATTTTTTTGCCTTACAAATATTTGTATGCTTGTGAAGATGACTTGTCCCATTTTTTGGATCAGCTGAAAAAATAAAACGACAATAATTACATTTAGCCTTGTCCTTTTGGTTTTGTACCTCACAATAGTGATTCCATATCTCCgatctctttcttttgttcGTTTTAGAGCTATCTGTATTAGAAGGCTCTATAGCTTGAGAACTACCACAACGAAGTACACTTGAAACTTCAGCCATATTTTCATTGCTATCCATCGTAGACATTAACCTATTTTGCatagaaatcaataaaaatgtatGAGCATAAAATGCAACTTTATAGATGCATATAATCTAAGCTTTATAATGTCTATCATGTTATTGCATGCATAAAAAAATCATGATcagtttatttacaaaatttaagcTATGAACAACATTTCAGTATTCCTAAAAGCTGAAGTAAATGCTATGTCATGTAGTTAACTATTCAAAATTACTGACAAAGTGACACTACAGACTTCATATAACTAAAGCGTACTTCATATAACTAAAGCAACTTTTAAATAGTTATAAAATGGAGGTAAATATGATTACTAAAGCActaagaaacttaaaatatagtgCACATAAAAATGAAGACCAGGTGAGAACCAAAATGATATTCGGCCAGCCCATGCAGTAACAGACTAACAGTCATCCTGATTCTTTCAATTAAATCAATAAATCATTATCTTTCCTCAAAGATACTCGTACTGTTTTCTTGAGATAATCCCATATTCAGCGCTGCTGCACTAGTTCGGTCCCAAGTCCCAACATCAAGTCCAGCCTCGTTGCCCTGTTACAAGACAAGCCCCCCTCGCCGGAACCTCCTCCCGGCCTAtgctaaaaaaaatacataggaGGGACATACCTTGGGACGACGAAGAATGGGGAGAGGGAGATCCGCGGAATGGGGAGCCGGAAGTCGGGAGATCTAGGGCACCGCCGCACCGGGCACAGAAGCTGTCTTCTCTTCTCCGCCGCCGCAGCTCAAGATCTACTTATCCATTATCATAATAGAACAAGAATAGCATTAGCAAAATATTTTGGAAACGATTTGCAAGATATCAGGATGAAAAATATAGAGGACAAAGGCGACTAGCACCTGGTACAGGCGTACAGCAAGGTCCTTGGGACGCTGAAGAATGGGGAGAGGCCAAGGGGGAGATCCGCGGACTGGAGACTGGAGAGCCGGAAGTCGGGCACGGCCACACGGAAGCGGTCTACTCTTCTCCGCCGCCGCAGCTCAAGATCTAGGGCACGGGGCACCTGGGCACGATCGCACGGGAtcgaaaaagagaggaaggcgcTCAAGATCCAGGGCACCTGGGCTGCTGGGCAGTGGGCACGGCCGCACGGGATCGAAAAGGAGAGGAAGGCTGGAAGGAGATCGAGATCTAGGGCACGGCCGTCGGCCACACGGAAATACGGGAtcgaaaagagaggaaggccgAAGGGATTTAGGGATTTAGCTTTAAGCCTTTATATagtaacgggtcgggtcgggtcccggatcaagattgggtggacccgacccgacccgaaaaatAGATCGGGTCTaaatttaggacccgacccggccccgcgggtcctaaaattcgggtcgggtcgggtctaaagcgggtcgggtcgggtcgggtcccgggtcgatccgacccatttgcagccttaggttcaaattgtaatttctgacctgtttaataaacaggtcggattcagatttatgattttctgatccAATCTGCATGTGACCTGACCCATTTATGATCCAAtctgacccgattgccacccctactgaTACGCCCTTATTCTTTCTAATGATTGGTGTGGGCCCCACCGATCATGCGGCGCGGAGTTGCGACTCGCTCAGCCCCCACGCTGACCGCCCATTCCACTTCACCTCCACGGCTCAGACCCCGCGCGCGTACTAAGGTCCGTTCCATCCGATCGAAAATATCCCAGTTTGATCGAGCCGTCCAAATTTAGAGATTATTCGCAACCGTAGAATAACTGTCACACCGCGTGACATGTACCGCACCGAGTTCCTCCTCGTCTTCCTCGAGAAGGAGCCCGAAAACTCCGAGCGCTTCCTCTTCGATTTAATTTTTCTCCCGGCCTCCGTGATCTCGGCGAGAGGGGTAGGCTGAGGGATTCCCTtgtcctcctccctctcctcctttgcGGGGTGTCGTTCATTCTTTGATCGACGAGAGGCGAAGGATttatgctcttcttcttcttccccagtTGGATGATGGTGTGAGgatttgaaatttttctttgggtggggggggggggggggtgttggaGTTTGTGCGGCGGGAGCTCTGATTTTTTGGGAGGGATGGCGAGCGATCTGCCAATGAGCGCGGAGCTGGAGCAGATTGATGGCGAGATCACCGACATCTTCCGACCCTTCAGTAAGATCGTTCTTCAATCCTAAGCGTTTGGTTTTTATTAtgtatattattattatcaccCGGTTTTAGATATGTGGCGTAAGTTCTGACGATTTGTAGAGTTTTAGATGGAAAATGAAAGTTTTTTCGGGCCTAATTTCATGATAATTTATTGGTTGAGCAATAAGTTGTATTGTTTGGATACCAGGAAAACAGAAgatttttaataatttctttAGGAATTTATTGGTTAGATTAGCCAGTAGGCTggtgattcaaattttctttcctaataaaaatatttgcatACGGGGTTGAACAGGTTTTCCTTGTGGAACTTATGCTTACTTGCTGACACCAAGTTTAAAATTTTGTTAAATGAATGTATAGTgagctgagagagagagagagagagagagagagagagagaggaactaATGCGCCCTACGTACCATCGTCTCAAAAAACAAACACCATGAAGTGCCGGTAAAATTTTTGGTAGGAATAGGAAgagtatgcatgtatgtatgtgtgcgaATTGTCGGTACATATGGGCATACTTACGTATGTACATAggtccatgcatgcatgcatataatagtttagtttatcATGGGAGTTTGTAGAAGGAATGTAACAAAATGCTGGAAGGAATGGGACAACATGACACATCAAACAAGCATCTTGATACTTACCTGAAAAAAGAGGGAGCATGACAACTGCAGGAACTACTTAAAGAGTGACAGCAGGAATTTTTAGAAACAATACCGAGACTTAATAAAGTTCTTACCTTCTAGTTCTtctatatataaaatatctctCACAAAACATGTCACCGCATTTTTTCCCCTCGGCCTCACTATTGATGACAGATTTTACAAACCATATTGAGATGAAGGTGATAGACAAGTTTGTAGACAAAGCAACTCTCGAACTGGTATAATTTTTTCAAGTTTCCTTGATTTAGACCAGGGGTGGTTAACCACCTTCAAACTTTTTTGGTGTCTTTGCCATTGGTAGACACTTTCAAGACTTGGTGCAGTGTGAGTTTCCTTCATTGGATGAACATTGCCTATTGGGAAATTAGCACAATGTAACTGCATCCGAGGAAAAAAGAGGTAAATCTACGATATAGTAAATCAAGGCATATTAGTTGAAGTATGACTTGGGTGCTGTTGATTGATGCCATCAATTCCATATTGTCCATGCTTGTTTTAACTATATAACTCAATCATTGCAAAATGAGTTCGATTAGTTATTCTGATCAAGTTATAGATTCTAGTTTCATTAGCCGGTTAGCTTCTTTCTTCTGCTTTGGAAGGAGATTGGGCCTTTTTGTGTGAGCATAAACTTGACCTTAGAAGACTAATGCAATGGATTGCCGAGGATTTTCAGTACTGTAGGCTACTTTGGCAGACTTGTTCTTCATGTACCTCTGTTGATATGCACTATACCACAAGTTTGTAAGTTATTAGCGTTACTTGATATGTTATGAATGCATCAAGCTCCAAATAAAGTAGGCTGATTTTATACGTCTCAAGAGTGGCAGCTGGTCCATCCATGAAAAAATAATTCTTGGATCATACCTTTATTGGAGTAAAGAGCAATACAAGTCATATATGAGTTGATAATGAGCAAATCAAAAAATGCTGGAGAAGAACTTGATAGGAGTGTTTAAAAAATGGTGGAGTTTGGTGTAGGATTGACTTTAGAAAACATCTGATCAAGAATCCAACTGTCATctggggtggcaatcgggtcggctcgggtcaaatacaggtcgggtcggatgcgtattgggtcaaaaattcatcaacgctaacccgacctgtttattaaacatgtcaaaatttcagatctaaatccGATTTGTTTATTAACCGGGTAATCCGACCCCAACTCACGTAacccatttattaaacaggtcaagtcaggttaaacaggttagacGGATTTTTAACatgttaaatagatttaaacaggttaaacaggttaagcaGATCGGGTTAAATATGTCAGAAATAGGTTAAGCATAtttcaaacaggttaaacagattTTAAACAAATTAAACCGGTCAGGTTAGGAACCAATCTAATTATTAAATGGATTAAAATAGTTTAAACGAGCCAGAGGTTTAAACCTGAACCCaaactatttaataaataggtctagACAGGTTGACCCATTTATGATCCAAATCCATTTATGTTAAACCCAAACTTGCTTAAAAGAGGTCATTCACAGGTCGGGTTGACGGGTCGGGTCATAGATTGCCAACCCTACTATCATCATCCAAGGTGTACTTGGTAAGGGATTTATTTCATGGCATAAATGATAGTACATAAGTATATCTATTGATGTCTTTGTTACATGGGCGTGGTGTTTTAGGGGCCTTGGCCAAATTCTAGCAatttaagtataaaatatttatcagaACTTCAGGTTTGCTTTATGGATGAAATAGATAtttacatatttattttttatattataattgtaaattagaataaaattacttaattagatttcatGTCCAGATTAAGTCTTTTAAGTCTTTGATTGCGAGAAATCTCTCTTATGTGCCAGGAGAAGGTTGCAGGCAGAATTTTGGAGACTTCTATATTATTCAATATTGTGGtagatactatggttttctcatctattcctttcttctttgttaattctgattttatctattttttttttatctcctcCCATATGTTCTCTGCTATATTTTGTAGTGTCGTAAGATCATGTGCTCATTTCTTTGCATATACTAGTGTTTGTGGGAATCTTGTGAATGCATTAACTGGTTGTAAAATTCTTGGATGCTATTGGGAAGGATTCTTTTATCAAATAGCTAAACTGCTGCGTCTAGGTACGTGCAGCATCCATAGTTGCCAATTAGGTGGATGTAGAAGTTTTTGGTACCTGAATTCCTCCATGCATTCCACGTATCTCAAACACAATGAGATGGTGACTTTTGATCATCAAAATTTGGCTCCTTTTGTACCCATTTGATGTTGAGTAGGCACATTTTTGCATATACTTATAACATAAGTCAGCTTGATGACATGAAAAATTGGTGCCCAAGGTGAAATTAAAGATGACTCACAcgtgtttattttttttctgcaaAATATCTATGACAATAGTGGGGAACTTGATTGCCTGATTTTTGGCATTTCAAAGAAACAGGAAGATGTTTATCTTGTTTTCTCTGCAGCATAAATGTTAATATGAGGctttgatctctctctctctctatatatatatatattttggagTGGGGATGTTTGCAGGAGCTGTATGGGACACCAAATCTCTTTGTGAAAGACATGGAGCTGTTATTCTTGGACATCTGATTTCTCTTACAAAATATACTTGATGTAACTGGAGTCATGCATTGATAAATATTTTCATGCTCTCATTGGTTGCATTGCAGTTTGGTTTCTTCTTCACTTTTTCACTTTAATTATGACCTAGTTTTGTGGTTCCAGTTACATATTGGTTTTAGTAATATAACTATATAATTTTctgttttatggatttaaatatgAATGACTAATAGGTCCATGTGACttgtttttgatttttctttatgtCATGAAACTTGCTTTGCAAGAATTCTTTGTGTGTTTACtttgattaaaaagaaaatgatgtTCCATCATGATTATTGCATCCCGTTCTTTAAATTCAAGTATTAAATGTAAAACTGCACATAGGAAACTCCTACCATTTTCAATAATATTTAGGCTTTCCCTTTTCTTGATTCTCTGCAGAAATGGATTCCAGAAATTGGATAAGATTAAAGATTCTAATAGACAGTCTAAGCAATTGGAGGAGCTCACTGGAAAAATGAGGGAATGTCAGCGGTAGGTCAGGTTGACTTTTCCTTCAATATGTTCCATATAACAGAATTTATTTAGGCTATTGTAATTTTGAGTGAGCAACAAGTATGAATACGTAGCTTGCACTTTGCATGCATCGTATCAACTTATCACTTGTTTTCCAAGTGAGCAAAAAACTTTTTAATAACATGCTCTGTGGACTACACCTTCGTAACATGtgtttttctaaatattttgtTTGTTGTCTTTTACAGGTTGATTAAAGAGTTTGATCGTGAAATCAAAGATGAAGAAAGTGGAAATACTCCTAGTTTAGTTTGAAATTAATTTCGAGGTTGAAACTCGAGATCAAGCTTGATACTTTTTATTATTTCGTGCTTGATTCAAGTTTAATTTTGGACCAAGCGAAACAATCTAATTAATAAGTTTGAAACTCTTATATTGGGCTTGAAACCAATTCAAGCTTGCTCAAAGCTTGAATTAAAACTCGATGCAAGATTGGTTTATTTTGGATTAACATACATGCATGCTCAAACTTGAATGAGCAAACTTGATACAAGTTTTAgttcgaatttgaattaaaactTGATATATACGTACACATGTTGTAATTCAGATGGGCAAGCGTCCTATCAGCTCAAAGCTAACATGGATCAATGAATTTCAAAAAAGTAATTACtatgatatgtcaaaaatctaaATGTAATTGCTccgatatttcaaaaatataaattgTGTCAAAGCGGTTAGGGCTGCAATACTTGAGATCATCATTGTCCCGGCAACTCTCATATTCAAAGTAAATTAATATTAGACATGACCAAACCTACTCTCAACTTAAAGGTAACATAAATCGGTGAATTTCAAAAACCTAATTATTCTGAATATTTCAAAAAGTAAATCTAATGactctgatatttcaaaaatctaAACTGCATCGAAGCCGCTAAGGTTGCACTACTTGAGGTCGCCATTGTCCCAACAACTCTCATATTCAAAGTAAATTAATACTAAACTACGTAATCCGGCTctaaaagaaattaaataagTTAGAGATGGAAATGAACTAAATGAAATccatatattatttataatataatggaGCACAAAATTTGCCAAGCTGCTGAAAACTCTGTACAGCCATCTACGTTTACAGAGTCTAAAGCAGCTTTTGTTTATTTCTAAAACTTTTGTTTATTTCAACCCTATTTCATTCACTTGTTAGGCTCTAGCTACTTTCCTTTGGCTACTAAATCCGTATGCTCAGAAGATCTTAAAACTTCTTTCCTCTAACCACTATTTTCATGATATAAtgcaagaaggcattttcagtaGCAAAAAAATGCTGCTAAATATGATAAAGTTATCACTAAATTGTTGTCACTACAAACTGgcaacaaaaataaaacaataatcTTGTTAGCCACCATTAATACAACTTTAGCAgcaatatttatattttgaatCAAAAAATGCTTATTATGGAAAAAAACTCTATAATATAAACTTTTTAGCAGCCATATCTTTTACCATTATAGGTCTACATATTTTTTTATAGACAATTATTTTTGCCTCTATATATGTAGGCTACTTTTATACGTACATTTTGTTTAAAACTTTGATTTCTACAAGTGCTATATCCCCTGTTTATGTAAGTACCttataactaaaaaaaatggaaaacttTAAAATAAGTAGTAGTGATGCAGCCAAAATGGTCTGGCTTATAGTACTCCTGCTGGggccaagaaaaatggattgaaAAGCTTTACGAACGCATTCTAAAATTTTCACCATAAGAAAAATGTTCTTTCCCCATAATAACCAAAAATGGCTTTAAAAGGCAAAATTGGCATTGGGGTCTAACCAAAATCTGGATTTATAGCCTTCTCGAGCACTCCTTTTATTCTGTTAACATAGCAGCACTCACAATATGTACATCGCCCACCCccccaacaaaaaaataaaggttTTTTTGACCACTGTATAGGATAAAAGGTTATGTTTGTCATTGTATCCATCCTACCACTAAAACCACAtttttgaaaggaaaaaaattaggACGAAATCTAATAGGTCCAATGATGGTCGTACGTTGAAATGTTGCGCATTCATACTATATGAAATTCTATAATGACAAATATACCGTTGATTCTTATATTGTTTATAAAGCAAATTTCAGGATGGCAAATGGGTCGAGCGGGATCAAAGAAGGATCAAATACAAGTGGGACTAGAAATAATTTAATATGAACCCAGCCTATTTGTAGGACAAGCAAAATATCCATAACAGAATccacttatttattaaataggtaatgCATAGCAGCTTTCCTAatccatttaataaatagatcaaaTGAGGTTAAATGCATTTTAGATGAATTGTAAATGC encodes the following:
- the LOC120112041 gene encoding zinc finger BED domain-containing protein RICESLEEPER 2-like isoform X2; this encodes MQNRLMSTMDSNENMAEVSSVLRCGSSQAIEPSNTDSSKTNKRKRSEIWNHYCEERSREDLARMVILQEMPFTTVEHPAFQMFIRNLRPEFHIVSRTTLSSDCFKTYEKEKRRLEDLFKTNCGRISLTSDMWTSNQTLGYMCLTAHYITNDWKLKKHIINFKLVPSPHTGLVISDAIANCILSWNIEKRLGSITLDNLSANTVVATELQKQFRKDLLLDGKFFYVRCCAHILNLIVKDGLKVVEGAIHRIREAVKYIKSSQGRLELFMGIVKQFKMNGKKRICIDVPTRWNSTYLMLNDAIEFKDVFMRLVARDPNFDNAPTEEDWSQGIIICNFLKVFHLITEVFSQTKNPTANLYFYEIWRINMLLIEESRSQNAVVMMMALKMQEKFDKYWKECSHILAVGVVLDPRHKMNLIIYCFQTIHGNGDRASFEINKVREVLQTFYDNYAILYGTNVSLVQVDERVSTSQGGRHENRFMHGYKEFIHGVQVTQPSKSELETYLEEKVHPLEDQNFDILQYWKFNESKYPILSRMVRDILAIPVSTVASESAFSTAGRVLDDFRSSLSPNTVEVLICAQDWLRDSLPHLADIPPPHTKYKVEDYETVVDINTDD
- the LOC120112041 gene encoding zinc finger BED domain-containing protein RICESLEEPER 2-like isoform X1, with product MQNRLMSTMDSNENMAEVSSVLRCGSSQAIEPSNTDSSKTNKRKRSEIWNHYCEVQNQKDKAKCNYCRFIFSADPKNGTSHLHKHTNICKAKKFHDKKQKILIGTVTSKDGVPLNELVPYSFDQERSREDLARMVILQEMPFTTVEHPAFQMFIRNLRPEFHIVSRTTLSSDCFKTYEKEKRRLEDLFKTNCGRISLTSDMWTSNQTLGYMCLTAHYITNDWKLKKHIINFKLVPSPHTGLVISDAIANCILSWNIEKRLGSITLDNLSANTVVATELQKQFRKDLLLDGKFFYVRCCAHILNLIVKDGLKVVEGAIHRIREAVKYIKSSQGRLELFMGIVKQFKMNGKKRICIDVPTRWNSTYLMLNDAIEFKDVFMRLVARDPNFDNAPTEEDWSQGIIICNFLKVFHLITEVFSQTKNPTANLYFYEIWRINMLLIEESRSQNAVVMMMALKMQEKFDKYWKECSHILAVGVVLDPRHKMNLIIYCFQTIHGNGDRASFEINKVREVLQTFYDNYAILYGTNVSLVQVDERVSTSQGGRHENRFMHGYKEFIHGVQVTQPSKSELETYLEEKVHPLEDQNFDILQYWKFNESKYPILSRMVRDILAIPVSTVASESAFSTAGRVLDDFRSSLSPNTVEVLICAQDWLRDSLPHLADIPPPHTKYKVEDYETVVDINTDD